The genomic interval TATCAGCCATTGCTAATCTTCCTTTTGCGTGAATAGCATCAACTAAATCCTTTACATTTTCACCATTAGGTCTTTTTCTCTTTGTAGCATCTAATGCTATCATTTCACAATCTGTTTTTAAAAGCTCGTCCACTTCCTTCATAGTTGGAGTTATATAAATTTCTGAATCATCGTAATTTCTTTTTATTATTCCAATGATAGGAAGTTTAGTAACTTCTTTTATTTCATTAATATCATTAACGCCTTGTGCTCTTATGGCCGCTGCTCCACCTTGCTTAGCTGCTATAGCCATCCTTCCCATAATAAAAGAACTATGCAAAGGTTCATCTGATAAAGCTTGGCAAGAAACTATTAAATTTCCTTTTACCACGTCTAACATTTTATCACCTTTTTCTGAAAATTATTTTCTTTATGTTTTTATTGTAATCCTTTTCCCACAGAATTTCAATACTTTTTGAAAATATTTTTCTATTTTATGGTTCTTAGTTTTTCCAAATATGCCTACAACCTATGTTTCAAGCCATTTTTATTCATATTTTTTTCACTTTTATTCCTATAATTTTTGTTTTTGAAAATTTATTTCATAAAAAAAGAGCATGTATCAAAATATTTTTTATTAATATATATTGATACAGCTCATTTTAATTTAGAAAATTATATACTTTATTCTACCCATTGAATTACTTCACTTTTTGGAAGTCTTGATTTCTTTCTGTTAGGATCTTCTTTCCTATATCCAAAGGCTATTAAATATGTTAATTCATATTTTTCTTTATCTAAAATCCCTTTTTTAGCTAATATTTCTTCTACCTTTTCTTTATCAAATCCCTCAATAGCACATGAATCTATTTCTCTCATAGCAGCTGCTGTCATCATATTCCCTAATGCTATATAAGTTTGTCTTTTTGACCATTCAAGTAATTTTTCATTTGTTTCATCAGCTTCTAACTTTCCAACTTGGAAGTTTTTTAATACATCTTTTATTCCTTCAAAAAAC from Clostridium perfringens carries:
- a CDS encoding NAD(P)H-dependent oxidoreductase produces the protein MKLDRKDIIDIFNFRFATKEFTGEIIPKEDMEMIAETARLSPSSFGLEPWKFLIVENKELIKEISEVSWGFQRQASTTSHIVIALTKAGSEVKYDSDYIRNLWINTKGVSEEFFEGIKDVLKNFQVGKLEADETNEKLLEWSKRQTYIALGNMMTAAAMREIDSCAIEGFDKEKVEEILAKKGILDKEKYELTYLIAFGYRKEDPNRKKSRLPKSEVIQWVE
- a CDS encoding N-acetylmannosamine-6-phosphate 2-epimerase, with the protein product MLDVVKGNLIVSCQALSDEPLHSSFIMGRMAIAAKQGGAAAIRAQGVNDINEIKEVTKLPIIGIIKRNYDDSEIYITPTMKEVDELLKTDCEMIALDATKRKRPNGENVKDLVDAIHAKGRLAMADISTLEEGIEAEKLGFDCVSTTLSGYTPYSKQSNSVDFELLEELVKTVKIPVICEGRINTPEELKKALDLGAYSAVVGGAITRPQQITKRFTDILK